A region of the Candidatus Methylomirabilis sp. genome:
GAGGTCCTGCGGCGGATCCGGGAGATTGACGCCGAGATGGGGGTCATCATGGTGACGGCGGTCAACGAGGAGGACGTGGGGCGGAAGGCGCTGGAGCTGGGCGCCTTCGACTACATCGTGAAGCCGCTGGACCTGAAGTACCTCGAGCGCAGCCTCTGGTACAAGATCGCCACGATGCTCCTGAAGTAATGCGCGGGGGGCCGGCACCCGGGCCGCGGTGGGCCCGGCCGGCGCCAGAGCGTCTCCGGTCCCCCTCCTCGTCACTGCGCCTTCTCGCCCATGTTCCAGAAGATCCTCATCGCCAACCGCGGGGAGATCGCCGTCCGGGTCATCCGGGCCTGCCGGGAGCTGGGCATCCGGACCGTCGCCGTGTTCTCGGAGGCGGACCGGGCCGCCACCCACGTCCGGTTCGCCGACCAGGCCTATGCCATCGGCCCGGCCCCGTCCGCCGAGTCCTACCTCCGGATCGACCGCATCCTGGAGGCGGCCCGAGCGAGCGGCGCCGAGGCCATCCATCCCGGCTACGGGTTCCTCGCGGAGAACCCGGCGTTCCCCGCGGCCTGCGAGGAGGCGGGGATCACCTTCATCGGGCCCTCCGCCCGGACGCTCACCCTCTGCGGCTCCAAGACGGCGGCGCGACGGCTCGCGCAGCAGGCGGGGGTCCCCACCGTCCCGGGGACCGACCGGGACCTCTCCGACGAGGAGGTGACCGCCCTGGCGCCGCGGATCGGCTTCCCCCTCCTGATCAAGGCGGCGGCGGGGGGTGGGGGGAAGGGCATGCGGGTCGTCCGGGAGCCGGGGGAGCTGCCCTCCGCGCTCAGGGCCGCCCGCTCCGAGGGGCAGTCGTCTTTCGGGGATTCCGCGGTCTACCTCGAGAAGTATCTGGAGCGCCCCCGCCACATCGAGATGCAGATCCTGGCGGATCGCGCCGGGCAGGTCGTCTATCTGGGCGAGCGGGAGTGCTCCATCCAGCGGCGGCACCAGAAGGTCGTGGAGGAGGCCCCCTCCCCCTTCGTGGATGAGGCGCTCCGCCGGAAGATCGGGGAGGCGGCCGTGGCCATCGCCCGGGCGGCGGGCTACCGGAACGCCGGGACGGTGGAGTTCCTCGTGGATCGGGACCGGAGCTTCTACTTCCTGGAGGTGAACGCGCGGCTCCAGGTGGAGCACCCGGTGACGGAGATGGTGACGGGGTTGGACCTGGTGAAGGCCCAGATCGCCATCGCGGCGGGCGGGCCGGCGCCGGTCCGGCAGGAGGAGGTCCGGCTGCGGGGGCACGCCATCGAGTGCCGGATCTACGCCGAGGATCCGTTCCGGAACTTCCTCCCCTCGCCGGGGCGGATCGTGACCTTCCGGCGCCCGGGCGGGCCGGGGGTGCGGGACGACACCGGGGTCTACGAGGGGTACGACGTGCCGGTCCACTACGACCCCCTCATCGCCAAGCTCATCACGTGGGGGGAGAGCCGGGCCGAGGCGATCCAGCGGATGCGCCGGGCCCTGCAGGAGTACATCATCATCGGGATCCAGACCACCATCCCGTTCCACCGCCAGGTCATGGAGGACCCGGCGTTTCTGGCGGGGGAGGTGGACACGACCTACGTGGACGCCGTCCTGGCGACCCTGCGGCCGCCCCCCGGCCGCAACCGGAAGGCCGCCATCATCGCCGCCGCGCTCCACGCGTACCTCCAGGACCAGGAGGCGGCGCTCGCCCGGCCGCAGGGACCGGCGGCGGCCGGGAGCCGGTGGCTCGCCGCCGCCCGCCAGGAGGCGGTCCGCCGGCGCTGAGCCGCCCTCGTTGCCGCGCGGCCGCGGGAGCGGCGGCGGCTGCCGATCCCCTATGGCGTACATCGTGTCGTGCGAGGGGAAGGACTACGCGGTCGAGGTCGCGCGCGAGGGGTCCCGCTATCGGGTGACCCTGGACGGCGCCCCGACGGAGGTGGACCTCCGCCCCATGGGCCGGCGCCTCTACTCCCTCCTCCTGGGCGCCGACTCCTACGAGGTGGATGTCCTGGCGGAGGGGAGCCGCGTGGCCCTCATCGTGAGCGGTGAGGCCTACCAGGTGGAGGTGGTGGACGAGCGCGAGCGGCGCCTCCGCCAGGCGTCCTCCCGGGCCGAGGGGCGGGCCGGGCGGCAGGAGGTGAGCGCCCCGATGCCGGGGAAGGTGGTCGCGGTCCTGGTCCAGGTCGGCCACGAGGTGGCGGTGGGGCAGGGCCTGGTGGTCATCGAGGCCATGAAGATGGAGAACGAACTGAAGGCCACAGGGGCCGGCCGCGTGGCGGAGATCCGCGCGGTGGCCGGGAAGACGGTGAACGGGGGCGAGGTCCTGCTGGTGCTCGAGTAGGGGGACCGATGGGGGAACAGGAGAAGGACCCGGAGCGCCTGCGGGCGGCCGCGGAGCGGTGGGAGCGGGAGACGCTGGCCCCGGCGGCGGAGAAGACGCCGGAGCGGAAGGCCGTCTTCGCCACGCCCTCCGGCCTGCCGCTCAGGCGCTGCTACACCCCGCTGGATCTGGCGGACTGGGACTACGTCGAGCGGCTGGGGTTCCCCGGGGAGTACCCCTTCACGCGGGGCATCCAGCCCACCATGTACCGGGGCCGACTCTGGACGATGCGCCAGTACGCCGGCTTCGCCACGGCGGCGGAGACCAACCGCCGGTTCCGCTACCTGCTCGGGCAGGGACAGACCGGCCTGTCGGTCGCCTTCGACCTGCCGACCCAGATCGGCTACGACTCGGATGACCTCCCGGCCATGGGGGAGGTGGGCAAGGTCGGCGTCGCCATAGACTCGCTGGCGGACATGGAGGCGCTCTTCGAGGAGATCCCCCTGGACCGGGTCAGCACCTCGATGACCATCAACGCCACGGCGGCGATCCTCCTGGCGATGTACGTGGCGGCCGGGGAGCGGCAGGGCGTCCCCACGCGGGCGCTCAGCGGGACCATCCAGAACGACATCCTCAAGGAGTACATCGCGCGCGGGACCTACATCTTCCCGCCCGGGCCCTCCATGCGCCTCATCACCGACACCATCGCCTACTGTGCCGCCGAGATGCCGAAGTTCAACGCGATCAGCATCAGCGGCTACCACATCCGGGAGGCGGGGGCGACGGCGGTGCAGGAGGTGGCCTTCACCCTGGGCGACGCGATCGCCTACGTGGAGGCGGCGATCCGGGCCGGGCTCGACGTGGACGCCTTCGCCAGCCAGCTCTCGTTCTTCTTCAACGCGCACAACCACTTCTTCGAGGAGATCGCCAAGTTCCGAGCCGCGCGCCGCCTCTGGGCGCGGATCATGCGGGAGCGCTTCGGGGCGCGCGATCCCCGCTCCTGGATGCTCCGGTTCCACACCCAGACGGCCGGCGTGACCCTCACCGCCCAGCAGCCGGAGAACAACGCCGTCCGGGTGGCGATC
Encoded here:
- a CDS encoding response regulator; translated protein: EVLRRIREIDAEMGVIMVTAVNEEDVGRKALELGAFDYIVKPLDLKYLERSLWYKIATMLLK
- the accC gene encoding acetyl-CoA carboxylase biotin carboxylase subunit translates to MFQKILIANRGEIAVRVIRACRELGIRTVAVFSEADRAATHVRFADQAYAIGPAPSAESYLRIDRILEAARASGAEAIHPGYGFLAENPAFPAACEEAGITFIGPSARTLTLCGSKTAARRLAQQAGVPTVPGTDRDLSDEEVTALAPRIGFPLLIKAAAGGGGKGMRVVREPGELPSALRAARSEGQSSFGDSAVYLEKYLERPRHIEMQILADRAGQVVYLGERECSIQRRHQKVVEEAPSPFVDEALRRKIGEAAVAIARAAGYRNAGTVEFLVDRDRSFYFLEVNARLQVEHPVTEMVTGLDLVKAQIAIAAGGPAPVRQEEVRLRGHAIECRIYAEDPFRNFLPSPGRIVTFRRPGGPGVRDDTGVYEGYDVPVHYDPLIAKLITWGESRAEAIQRMRRALQEYIIIGIQTTIPFHRQVMEDPAFLAGEVDTTYVDAVLATLRPPPGRNRKAAIIAAALHAYLQDQEAALARPQGPAAAGSRWLAAARQEAVRRR
- a CDS encoding biotin/lipoyl-containing protein; protein product: MAYIVSCEGKDYAVEVAREGSRYRVTLDGAPTEVDLRPMGRRLYSLLLGADSYEVDVLAEGSRVALIVSGEAYQVEVVDERERRLRQASSRAEGRAGRQEVSAPMPGKVVAVLVQVGHEVAVGQGLVVIEAMKMENELKATGAGRVAEIRAVAGKTVNGGEVLLVLE
- a CDS encoding methylmalonyl-CoA mutase family protein; protein product: MGEQEKDPERLRAAAERWERETLAPAAEKTPERKAVFATPSGLPLRRCYTPLDLADWDYVERLGFPGEYPFTRGIQPTMYRGRLWTMRQYAGFATAAETNRRFRYLLGQGQTGLSVAFDLPTQIGYDSDDLPAMGEVGKVGVAIDSLADMEALFEEIPLDRVSTSMTINATAAILLAMYVAAGERQGVPTRALSGTIQNDILKEYIARGTYIFPPGPSMRLITDTIAYCAAEMPKFNAISISGYHIREAGATAVQEVAFTLGDAIAYVEAAIRAGLDVDAFASQLSFFFNAHNHFFEEIAKFRAARRLWARIMRERFGARDPRSWMLRFHTQTAGVTLTAQQPENNAVRVAIQALAAVLGGTQSLHTNARDEALGLPTEAAALLALRTQQVLAHESGAADVVDPLGGAYFVEALTDAVEADAAAYLEKIDAMGGVLRAIEVGYVQKEIQEAAYRQQRAVETGEQVVVGLNAYAQEGPVKIPLFRVDLAVEEEARGRLAALRARRDGGAVERALGDLERAARGSENLVPRILACVKSDATLGEICYRLRGVFGEYEETVTI